The following coding sequences lie in one Cannabis sativa cultivar Pink pepper isolate KNU-18-1 chromosome 5, ASM2916894v1, whole genome shotgun sequence genomic window:
- the LOC133037716 gene encoding uncharacterized protein LOC133037716 translates to MALIESFERILELERPITILGVCTNLFLLLSPIWVAFILGLMVGWAWKPKWVSFGKENHLVLTSNNSPLKEVSMSPSEDDEFSVLELDEGNSNLVTVEDLEHLFQLVEMKDGGPTWIPMMDRSNPTMSYKAWRRDPKTGPPQYRSSTVFENATPEIVRDFFWDDEFRSKWDDMLAYYKTLKECPTTGTMLVHWIRKFPFFCKDREYIIGRRIWEIGRSYYCITKGVTCSSIPRRDKPRRVDLYYSSWCIQKRSKLLCHSASNSLTLC, encoded by the exons ATGGCTCTTATTGAGTCTTTTGAGAGAATATTAGAATTAGAAAGACCCATCACAATTTTGGGAGTGTGTACAAATTTGTTTTTACTTCTTTCTCCTATTTGGGTTGCTTTTATTTTAGGTTTAATGGTTGGTTGGGCATGGAAACCCAAATGGGTAAGCTTTGGAAAAGAAAATCACTTAGTCTTAACCTCAAACAATTCTCCATTAAAAGAGGTCTCTATGTCCCCTTCTGAAGATGATGAATTCAG TGTATTGGAGTTAGATGAAGGGAATTCTAATCTTGTAACTGTTGAGGATTTGGAACATCTTTTCCAACTTGTGGAGATGAAAGATGGAGGTCCTACTTGGATACCGATGATGGATCGTTCCAACCCAACGATGAGCTACAAAGCATGGAGAAGAGATCCCAAG ACTGGTCCTCCCCAATATCGTAGTAGCACTGTGTTTGAGAATGCCACACCTGAAATAGTAAGGGACTTTTTCTGGGATGATGAATTTCGATCGAAATGGGATGATATGCTTGCATATTACAAAACTTTAAAAGAGTGTCCAACCACAGGAACCATGCTTGTTCATTGGATAAGAAAG TTTCCTTTCTTCTGTAAAGACAGAGAATACATAATTGGTCGTCGTATATGGGAAATAGGAAGGTCATACTACTGCATAACAAAG GGTGTTACCTGTTCTTCCATCCCAAGGCGTGACAAACCAAGACGAGTTGATCTGTATTACTCGAGTTGGTGTATCCAGAAACGGAGTAAGCTATTATGTCATTCTGCTTCAAATTCATTAACTTTGTGTTAG
- the LOC133037719 gene encoding transcription termination factor MTERF8, chloroplastic-like, giving the protein MVALLALSKHPFPSFYPFGSLFLDPLKPSSLPCRFSLSSYTISHNEECCFSISKPPKFQLKPPLTQVCFPPTKWELVQCSCVVSTPSIHTDMRMLFSFFREVGLNEDETEVLLLKNSALALTSMDSIQARVFSLKSVGIDGFSLCSLITKRPTLLTSEEVGKFLSFVLNDLEGKIETSQLEILFATTSPLYLMGFDQKVNLLLQRGVPRENLYNVLNNLSLSKALCVRPIEDIDKTIAYLSHYGGIDLIVKRPKILNYDLERQLIPRIEFLRELAGGDEDGVGTVLSRLPAILSYSAKHMEDHVVFFRSFAGLTDEEIFKIVVVYPNVFSASRERKLQPRIELLKQCGLNSREIFRFLLKAPTFISLSYEKNIAFKLVLLVKIGYRHRTKDLTIVMGSITRTSCLNMQKVVGLFLNYGFSYEDIFAMSKKQPQILQYSYDSLEKKMEYLIEEMGRDIEELLAFPAFLGYKFDDRIKARYELKRKTMGDRMSLNKLLTVTSERFSQKRREKPVLVNEEE; this is encoded by the exons ATGGTGGCTTTACTTGCTTTGTCCAAACATCCATTTCCTTCTTTCTATCCATTTGGTTCTCTTTTTCTAGACCCATTAAAACCTTCATCATTACCTTGTCGTTTCTCATTATCTTCATACACTATTTCCCATAATGAAGAGTGTTGTTTTTCCATCAGTAAACCCCCAAAATTTCAACTGAAACCGCCATTAACACAAGTGTGTTTTCCACCCACTAAATGGGAACTTGTCCAATGCAGTTGTGTTGTATCAACTCCGAGCATTCACACTGATATGA GAATGTTGTTTTCATTCTTTCGGGAAGTGGGTCTTAACGAGGATGAAACTGAAGTACTTTTGCTCAAGAATTCAGCTCTAGCATTGACATCTATGGATTCCATCCAAGCAAGGGTATTTAGTTTAAAATCAGTTGGAATTGATGGGTTTTCACTCTGCTCCTTAATCACTAAAAGACCAACTTTATTAACATCTGAAGAAGTTGGTAAGTTCTTAAGTTTTGTTCTCAATGATTTGGAAGGAAAGATTGAGACTTCACAGTTAGAGATTCTTTTTGCAACTACATCCCCATTGTACTTGATGGGTTTTGATCAAAAGGTTAATCTTCTACTTCAAAGAGGAGTTCCAAGAGAAAACCTTTATAATGTTCTCAAcaatttgagtttatctaaggCATTATGTGTTAGGCCAATTGAAGATATTGATAAAACTATTGCTTACTTAAGCCATTATGGTGGCATAGATTTGATTGTAAAACGTCCAAAGATTTTGAATTATGATCTTGAGAGGCAGCTTATACCAAGAATTGAGTTTCTTAGGGAGCTAGCTGGAGGAGATGAGGATGGTGTAGGGACAGTTTTGAGTAGGCTTCCCGCGATTTTGAGTTACAGCGCGAAACATATGGAAGATCATGTTGTGTTTTTCAGGTCTTTTGCTGGTTTAACTGATGAGGAAATATTCAAGATTGTTGTTGTTTATCCTAATGTGTTTAGTGCAAGTAGGGAGAGGAAATTGCAGCCTAGAATAGAGCTTCTCAAACAATGTGGGCTGAATTCGAGGGAGATTTTTAGATTCTTGCTTAAAGCTCCTACATTTATTAGCCTTTCATATGAGAAGAACATTGCTTTTAAACTAGTTTTGCTAGTAAAGATTGGATATAGACATAGAACAAAAGATCTGACAATCGTAATGGGGTCTATAACTAGAACAAGTTGCTTGAATATGCAAAAAGTAGTTGGGCTATTCTTGAACTATGGATTTAGTTATGAAGACATCTTTGCTATGAGCAAGAAGCAACCTCAGATACTGCAATATAGCTATGATTCTTTGGAGAAGAAGATGGAGTACTTAATAGAGGAGATGGGCCGAGATATCGAAGAGTTGTTGGCTTTCCCTGCATTCCTTGGTTACAAATTTGATGATAGAATTAAGGCCAGATATGAATTGAAAAGGAAGACTATGGGCGACCGAATGTCGCTTAACAAGCTTTTAACTGTTACCAGTGAgagattttctcaaaaaagaagagaaaaaccgGTTCTTGTGAATGAAGAAGAGTGA
- the LOC115720745 gene encoding uncharacterized protein LOC115720745 codes for MDSAVASVSANLNSVPVLNGNNFKDWKENIFIVLGCMDLDLALRMDRPASLTDNSTSEQRRIYEKWDRSNRMSLMIIKRGIPEAFRGAVSEEVTDATTFLAEIEKRFAKSDKAETSTLLKKLISMKFKGKENIREYIMEMSHLASKLKALKLELSDDLLVHLVLISLPPQFSQFKVSYNCQREKWTLNELISFCVQEEERLKQEKTESAHLASTSKDKGKKRKNEAAKDKGPAHKKQTQTNSDDGCFFCNMKGHMKKECAKYIAWRAKKGLPELPKAK; via the exons atggactccg CTGTTGCTAGTGTATCTGCTAACCTTAATTCGGTACCGGTCCTTAATGGTAATAACTTTAAGGACTGGAAGGAGAACATTTTTATTGTTCTTGGCTGCATGGATCTTGACCTTGCATTAAGGATGGATCGTCCTGCTTCTCTTACGGATAACAGTACCTCCGAGCAAAGGAGGATTTATGAGAAGTGGGACCGTTCAAACCGCATGAGTCTTATGATCATTAAGCGCGGCATACCTGAGGCTTTTAGGGGTGCGGTGTCCGAGGAGGTCACCGATGCCACAACTTTCCTTGCTGAAATTGAGAAACGCTTTGCAAAAAGCGATAAGGCGGAAACAAGtactcttttaaagaaacttatttccatgaagtttaagggcaaggaaaacataagggagtacattatggaaatgtcTCACCTTGCTTCAAAGTTGAAGGCACTAAAGCTTGAGCTTTCGGATGACTTGCTTGTGCATTTAGTGCTTATCTCTCTTCCTCCACAATTCAGTCAATTCAAGGTCAGTTACAACTGTCAAAGGGAGAAATGGACTCTTAATGAGCTCATTTCAttttgtgttcaagaggaagaaagattgaagcaagagaagactgaaagtgctcatttggcaagcacctctaaagataagggcaagaaaagaaagaatgaggCTGCTAAGGATAAAGGTCCTGCACATAAGAAACAAACTCAAACCAACAGTGATGATGGTTGTTTCTTTTGCAACATGAAAGGACACATGAAGAAGGAATGTGCTAAGTATATTGCATGGCGAGCAAAGAAAG ggttgcctgagTTGCCGAAAGCCAAATGA
- the LOC133037717 gene encoding uncharacterized protein LOC133037717 isoform X1 has protein sequence MLCSVPAAGKSGSNWLDRLRSIKGLPTAEDFDLDHFLTQNPNSSSSFSSSSSSSELAQLNSATTTTKTQRAANRNRKWVGAMNNVLSELFFMDGSDESSKLSGKKFPRKQTNPRIFSTSMGNTTTTVVNSNSSGVVAITASFNSDSNSLIRRRKGNVRVKRFKAVDDKEEEEELGLEEEEEEELENEEKKFKGYSRSEVTVIDTSFGCWKSEKMVFRRKNVWKVMEKKCKLSSFVRKKRKVENDDVDDGDDDDDDGDGDGEGDDDLSWGAVVLEKKKVKALNSHHAINGGNQSIKPSSDEVSKGQNFRKKSREEIYKATTKNLNTTRKEISSTESPDNLSQDFRKRSRLSSSPRKMKKGGSSSVVLIKGISTGKKKNGVMVPPNWHKSTQKLHMPNNNSPRK, from the exons ATGCTCTGTTCGGTGCCGGCCGCCGGTAAATCCGGCTCGAACTGGCTCGACCGGCTCCGGTCCATCAAGGGTTTACCTACCGCCGAAGATTTCGACCTCGATCACTTCCTCACACAAAACCCTAACtcgtcttcttctttttcttcttcttcttcttcttccgaGTTAGCTCAGCTCAACTCAGCGACGACAACGACGAAGACTCAGAGAGCTGCTAATCGGAATCGGAAATGGGTCGGCGCAATGAACAATGTTTTATCGGAACTCTTCTTTATGGATGGGTCTGACGAAAGTTCTAAACTTTCCGGGAAAAAATTTCCCAGGAAACAAACAAACCCCAGAATCTTCTCTACATCAATGGGTAATACAACCACGACCGTCGTTAACAGTAACTCCAGTGGCGTTGTGGCGATAACGGCGTCGTTTAATTCGGATAGTAATAGTCTGATTCGGAGGAGAAAAGGGAATGTTCGTGTTAAGAGATTTAAAGCTGTTGatgataaagaagaagaagaagaattgggtttagaagaagaagaagaagaggaattaGAGAATGAGGAGAAGAAATTTAAGGGTTATTCAAGGAGTGAAGTGACTGTAATTGATACTAGTTTTGGGTGTTGGAAATCAGAGAAGATGGTTTTCAGAAGAAAGAATGTGTGGAAAGTTATGGAGAAGAAATGTAAGTTGAGTAGTTTTGTTAGGAAGAAAAGGAAAGTAGAAaatgatgatgttgatgatggtgatgatgatgatgatgatggtgatggtGATGGTGAGGGTGATGATGATTTGTCTTGGGGAGCTGTTGTTTTGGAGAAGAAGAAAGTTAAAGCTTTGAATTCTCATCATGCTATTAATGGTGGTAATCAATCTATAAAGCCTTCATCAGATGAAGTAAGTAAA GGTCAGAACTTTAGAAAAAAATCCCGCGAAGAAATTTACAAAGCAACGACGAAGAACCTGAATACTACGAGGAAAGAAATCAGTAGTACCGAATCACCAGATAATCTTAGCCAAGATTTCAGAAAAAG GTCTCGGCTATCCAGTTCACCTAGAAAAATGAAGAAGGGAGGCTCATCATCTGTTGTCCTTATAAAAGGCATTTCAACAGGCAAGAAGAAAAATGGAGTAATGGTTCCTCCAAATTGGCATAAGAGCACTCAAAAACTACATATGCCCAACAACAACTCCCCTAGGAAGTGA
- the LOC133037717 gene encoding uncharacterized protein LOC133037717 isoform X2: MLCSVPAAGKSGSNWLDRLRSIKGLPTAEDFDLDHFLTQNPNSSSSFSSSSSSSELAQLNSATTTTKTQRAANRNRKWVGAMNNVLSELFFMDGSDESSKLSGKKFPRKQTNPRIFSTSMGNTTTTVVNSNSSGVVAITASFNSDSNSLIRRRKGNVRVKRFKAVDDKEEEEELGLEEEEEEELENEEKKFKGYSRSEVTVIDTSFGCWKSEKMVFRRKNVWKVMEKKCKLSSFVRKKRKVENDDVDDGDDDDDDGDGDGEGDDDLSWGAVVLEKKKVKALNSHHAINGGNQSIKPSSDEGQNFRKKSREEIYKATTKNLNTTRKEISSTESPDNLSQDFRKRSRLSSSPRKMKKGGSSSVVLIKGISTGKKKNGVMVPPNWHKSTQKLHMPNNNSPRK; the protein is encoded by the exons ATGCTCTGTTCGGTGCCGGCCGCCGGTAAATCCGGCTCGAACTGGCTCGACCGGCTCCGGTCCATCAAGGGTTTACCTACCGCCGAAGATTTCGACCTCGATCACTTCCTCACACAAAACCCTAACtcgtcttcttctttttcttcttcttcttcttcttccgaGTTAGCTCAGCTCAACTCAGCGACGACAACGACGAAGACTCAGAGAGCTGCTAATCGGAATCGGAAATGGGTCGGCGCAATGAACAATGTTTTATCGGAACTCTTCTTTATGGATGGGTCTGACGAAAGTTCTAAACTTTCCGGGAAAAAATTTCCCAGGAAACAAACAAACCCCAGAATCTTCTCTACATCAATGGGTAATACAACCACGACCGTCGTTAACAGTAACTCCAGTGGCGTTGTGGCGATAACGGCGTCGTTTAATTCGGATAGTAATAGTCTGATTCGGAGGAGAAAAGGGAATGTTCGTGTTAAGAGATTTAAAGCTGTTGatgataaagaagaagaagaagaattgggtttagaagaagaagaagaagaggaattaGAGAATGAGGAGAAGAAATTTAAGGGTTATTCAAGGAGTGAAGTGACTGTAATTGATACTAGTTTTGGGTGTTGGAAATCAGAGAAGATGGTTTTCAGAAGAAAGAATGTGTGGAAAGTTATGGAGAAGAAATGTAAGTTGAGTAGTTTTGTTAGGAAGAAAAGGAAAGTAGAAaatgatgatgttgatgatggtgatgatgatgatgatgatggtgatggtGATGGTGAGGGTGATGATGATTTGTCTTGGGGAGCTGTTGTTTTGGAGAAGAAGAAAGTTAAAGCTTTGAATTCTCATCATGCTATTAATGGTGGTAATCAATCTATAAAGCCTTCATCAGATGAA GGTCAGAACTTTAGAAAAAAATCCCGCGAAGAAATTTACAAAGCAACGACGAAGAACCTGAATACTACGAGGAAAGAAATCAGTAGTACCGAATCACCAGATAATCTTAGCCAAGATTTCAGAAAAAG GTCTCGGCTATCCAGTTCACCTAGAAAAATGAAGAAGGGAGGCTCATCATCTGTTGTCCTTATAAAAGGCATTTCAACAGGCAAGAAGAAAAATGGAGTAATGGTTCCTCCAAATTGGCATAAGAGCACTCAAAAACTACATATGCCCAACAACAACTCCCCTAGGAAGTGA
- the LOC133037718 gene encoding subtilisin-like protease SBT3.9 isoform X1 — MKCSLQMKKHNTSLIHVLIYLLISLLSEQYLLTSADPKSNVYIIHMGKNQHEDLKLLKKTHHEVLTTVLGRYYNMGKLTSFFYNLNFAKFRTNDLLCSKEESVKSMVYSYKHGFSGFAAKLTKTQAQTISELPGVAQVIPNQLFKVQTTRSWDYLQLSSRYQTHYDQISKLGDGAIIGLLDTGIWPESETFSDKGLGPIPSRWKGVCKSGENFNGTKHCNKKLIGARYFIKALEAEFGKPFNSTESGEFLSPRDSSGHGTHTSTIAAGSSMANTSYNGLGTGTLRGGATQARIAMYKVCWSLLSGGICAGADILKAFDEAIRDGVDVISVSIAADIPSFPEVDDRNAIAIGAFHAVAKGVVVVCSAGNAGPSPQTVQNASPWILTVGASSVDRSFPTVVTLGNNWSTTGQAMFTGNKTGFIRLAYPEVSDLQYPRDCKSLRRNDTWVRGKVVLCFTSSFKEGYIEDSAYWVKKAGGLGLIVAQNPTRSLYSCDDDFPCVQLSYDVAMKILYYIRTTKSPKVRISPTKTHDGRPVSTKLAYFSSRGPSSVAPAILKPDIAAPGVNILSAVSPSDPKKKNGFAFMSGTSMATPHVSAIVALLKSLHPDWSPAAIKSAIVTTAWNNDPSGEPIFAEGETMKLADPFDYGGGIINFNSAVNPGLVYDMNTSDYLYYLCSMGYKSSAITKLGQQIVITPNSNNNYYNSLCPTNNNNNKNNKNKNSILNLNLPTITIPSLRRRTSLRRRVTNVGPINSVYKAIVNQPQGIKVSIRPRFMVFNSTTKNLSFKVTVSSSHKVTTGYYFGSLTWSDGVHLVTTPISVRTEFRVFSINN; from the exons ATGAAATGTTCTCTACAAATGAAAAAACATAACACAAGTCTTATACATGTACTCATTTATCTTCTGATATCACTATTAAGTGAACAATACTTGCTCACTTCAGCTGACCCTAAAAGCAAT GTTTACATCATTCATATGGGGAAAAATCAACATGAGGATCTAAAGCTACTCAAGAAAACTCATCATGAGGTGCTTACTACAGTTCTTGGAAGGTACTACAACATGGGAAAGTTAACTAGctttttttataatttgaaCTTTGCTAAGTTTAGAACTAATGATCTCTTGTGCAGTAAAGAAGAATCTGTGAAATCCATGGTGTACAGTTACAAGCATGGATTCTCTGGTTTTGCAGCCAAGCTTACAAAAACTCAAGCACAAACCATTTCAG AGTTACCTGGTGTGGCTCAAGTCATACCTAATCAACTTTTTAAGGTGCAAACAACTAGAAGTTGGGACTATCTTCAACTCTCATCTCGTTATCAAACCCATTATGATCAGATTTCCAAACTTGGTGATGGTGCTATCATTGGTCTCCTAGATACAG GAATATGGCCAGAATCTGAAACGTTCAGCGATAAAGGCTTGGGACCCATCCCATCCAGATGGAAAGGAGTATGCAAATCAGGAGAAAACTTCAACGGAACCAAACACTGCAACAAAAAGCTAATCGGAGCACGTTACTTCATCAAAGCACTCGAAGCCGAATTCGGAAAGCCATTCAATTCCACCGAATCAGGGGAATTTCTCTCTCCTAGGGATTCAAGTGGCCACGGAACTCACACATCGACGATCGCAGCTGGATCTTCCATGGCCAACACGAGTTACAACGGATTAGGTACCGGAACCCTAAGAGGCGGCGCCACCCAAGCTCGAATCGCCATGTACAAGGTCTGTTGGAGCCTTCTCAGCGGCGGAATTTGCGCCGGAGCCGATATACTCAAAGCGTTCGACGAAGCGATTCGAGATGGAGTGGATGTGATTTCGGTGTCGATCGCCGCTGATATTCCGTCGTTTCCGGAAGTGGATGACCGGAATGCGATCGCCATTGGGGCGTTTCATGCGGTGGCGAAAGGTGTTGTTGTGGTTTGCTCGGCGGGAAATGCGGGGCCTAGTCCTCAGACTGTGCAAAATGCTTCGCCATGGATATTGACCGTTGGAGCTAGTAGCGTTGACCGGTCTTTTCCAACTGTCGTTACTCTGGGAAATAACTGGTCAACAACG GGGCAAGCCATGTTTACAGGAAATAAAACAGGGTTTATCAGATTAGCTTATCCAGAGGTCTCTGATCTCCAATATCCTCG tgaCTGTAAAAGTCTAAGAAGAAATGATACATGGGTTAGAGGAAAAGTAGTGCTATGCTTTACTTCATCATTCAAAGAAGGTTATATAGAAGACAGTGCATATTGGGTCAAGAAAGCTGGTGGGCTGGGCCTAATCGTGGCCCAAAACCCGACCCGATCTCTCTATTCATGTGATGATGACTTCCCTTGTGTTCAACTTAGCTATGACGTAGCCATGAAGATTCTCTACTACATTCGTACTACCAA GTCTCCTAAGGTGAGAATAAGTCCTACAAAAACTCATGATGGAAGACCAGTTTCCACTAAACTGGCTTACTTTTCTTCTCGAGGGCCTAGCTCTGTTGCCCCAGCTATATtgaag CCAGATATAGCAGCCCCAGGAGTGAACATATTATCAGCAGTGTCTCCATCTGACCCAAAGAAGAAGAATGGGTTTGCTTTCATGTCTGGAACATCAATGGCTACTCCACATGTTTCTGCAATTGTTGCACTCCTTAAGTCTCTCCACCCTGATTGGTCTCCTGCTGCTATCAAGTCTGCCATTGTCACTACAG CATGGAATAATGATCCTTCTGGTGAGCCAATATTTGCAGAAGGAGAGACAATGAAACTTGCAGACCCATTTGACTATGGAGGTGGCATAATCAATTTCAACAGTGCTGTAAATCCAGGCCTTGTTTATGACATGAACACTTCTGATTATCTCTATTATCTCTGTTCAATGGGTTATAAATCCTCTGCCATAACCAAGCTTGGTCAACAAATAGTTATAACCCCAAATAGTAACAATAACTATTATAATTCATTATGtccaactaataataataataataaaaacaataaaaataaaaatagtattctCAACTTGAACCTACCAACCATTACAATCCCATCACTTAGAAGAAGAACAAGTTTGAGAAGAAGAGTCACAAATGTGGGACCAATAAACTCTGTTTATAAGGCTATTGTGAATCAACCACAAGGTATTAAAGTATCAATACGACCTCGTTTTATGGTGTTCAACTCAACAACAAAGAATTTGTCTTTTAAAGTAACTGTTTCTTCATCTCATAAGGTTACTACTGGTTACTATTTTGGAAGCTTGACTTGGAGTGATGGTGTTCATCTTGTTACAACTCCAATTTCTGTCAGAACTGAGTTTAGAGTTTTctctattaataattaa
- the LOC133037718 gene encoding subtilisin-like protease SBT3.9 isoform X2, with translation MKCSLQMKKHNTSLIHVLIYLLISLLSEQYLLTSADPKSNVYIIHMGKNQHEDLKLLKKTHHEVLTTVLGSKEESVKSMVYSYKHGFSGFAAKLTKTQAQTISELPGVAQVIPNQLFKVQTTRSWDYLQLSSRYQTHYDQISKLGDGAIIGLLDTGIWPESETFSDKGLGPIPSRWKGVCKSGENFNGTKHCNKKLIGARYFIKALEAEFGKPFNSTESGEFLSPRDSSGHGTHTSTIAAGSSMANTSYNGLGTGTLRGGATQARIAMYKVCWSLLSGGICAGADILKAFDEAIRDGVDVISVSIAADIPSFPEVDDRNAIAIGAFHAVAKGVVVVCSAGNAGPSPQTVQNASPWILTVGASSVDRSFPTVVTLGNNWSTTGQAMFTGNKTGFIRLAYPEVSDLQYPRDCKSLRRNDTWVRGKVVLCFTSSFKEGYIEDSAYWVKKAGGLGLIVAQNPTRSLYSCDDDFPCVQLSYDVAMKILYYIRTTKSPKVRISPTKTHDGRPVSTKLAYFSSRGPSSVAPAILKPDIAAPGVNILSAVSPSDPKKKNGFAFMSGTSMATPHVSAIVALLKSLHPDWSPAAIKSAIVTTAWNNDPSGEPIFAEGETMKLADPFDYGGGIINFNSAVNPGLVYDMNTSDYLYYLCSMGYKSSAITKLGQQIVITPNSNNNYYNSLCPTNNNNNKNNKNKNSILNLNLPTITIPSLRRRTSLRRRVTNVGPINSVYKAIVNQPQGIKVSIRPRFMVFNSTTKNLSFKVTVSSSHKVTTGYYFGSLTWSDGVHLVTTPISVRTEFRVFSINN, from the exons ATGAAATGTTCTCTACAAATGAAAAAACATAACACAAGTCTTATACATGTACTCATTTATCTTCTGATATCACTATTAAGTGAACAATACTTGCTCACTTCAGCTGACCCTAAAAGCAAT GTTTACATCATTCATATGGGGAAAAATCAACATGAGGATCTAAAGCTACTCAAGAAAACTCATCATGAGGTGCTTACTACAGTTCTTGGAAG TAAAGAAGAATCTGTGAAATCCATGGTGTACAGTTACAAGCATGGATTCTCTGGTTTTGCAGCCAAGCTTACAAAAACTCAAGCACAAACCATTTCAG AGTTACCTGGTGTGGCTCAAGTCATACCTAATCAACTTTTTAAGGTGCAAACAACTAGAAGTTGGGACTATCTTCAACTCTCATCTCGTTATCAAACCCATTATGATCAGATTTCCAAACTTGGTGATGGTGCTATCATTGGTCTCCTAGATACAG GAATATGGCCAGAATCTGAAACGTTCAGCGATAAAGGCTTGGGACCCATCCCATCCAGATGGAAAGGAGTATGCAAATCAGGAGAAAACTTCAACGGAACCAAACACTGCAACAAAAAGCTAATCGGAGCACGTTACTTCATCAAAGCACTCGAAGCCGAATTCGGAAAGCCATTCAATTCCACCGAATCAGGGGAATTTCTCTCTCCTAGGGATTCAAGTGGCCACGGAACTCACACATCGACGATCGCAGCTGGATCTTCCATGGCCAACACGAGTTACAACGGATTAGGTACCGGAACCCTAAGAGGCGGCGCCACCCAAGCTCGAATCGCCATGTACAAGGTCTGTTGGAGCCTTCTCAGCGGCGGAATTTGCGCCGGAGCCGATATACTCAAAGCGTTCGACGAAGCGATTCGAGATGGAGTGGATGTGATTTCGGTGTCGATCGCCGCTGATATTCCGTCGTTTCCGGAAGTGGATGACCGGAATGCGATCGCCATTGGGGCGTTTCATGCGGTGGCGAAAGGTGTTGTTGTGGTTTGCTCGGCGGGAAATGCGGGGCCTAGTCCTCAGACTGTGCAAAATGCTTCGCCATGGATATTGACCGTTGGAGCTAGTAGCGTTGACCGGTCTTTTCCAACTGTCGTTACTCTGGGAAATAACTGGTCAACAACG GGGCAAGCCATGTTTACAGGAAATAAAACAGGGTTTATCAGATTAGCTTATCCAGAGGTCTCTGATCTCCAATATCCTCG tgaCTGTAAAAGTCTAAGAAGAAATGATACATGGGTTAGAGGAAAAGTAGTGCTATGCTTTACTTCATCATTCAAAGAAGGTTATATAGAAGACAGTGCATATTGGGTCAAGAAAGCTGGTGGGCTGGGCCTAATCGTGGCCCAAAACCCGACCCGATCTCTCTATTCATGTGATGATGACTTCCCTTGTGTTCAACTTAGCTATGACGTAGCCATGAAGATTCTCTACTACATTCGTACTACCAA GTCTCCTAAGGTGAGAATAAGTCCTACAAAAACTCATGATGGAAGACCAGTTTCCACTAAACTGGCTTACTTTTCTTCTCGAGGGCCTAGCTCTGTTGCCCCAGCTATATtgaag CCAGATATAGCAGCCCCAGGAGTGAACATATTATCAGCAGTGTCTCCATCTGACCCAAAGAAGAAGAATGGGTTTGCTTTCATGTCTGGAACATCAATGGCTACTCCACATGTTTCTGCAATTGTTGCACTCCTTAAGTCTCTCCACCCTGATTGGTCTCCTGCTGCTATCAAGTCTGCCATTGTCACTACAG CATGGAATAATGATCCTTCTGGTGAGCCAATATTTGCAGAAGGAGAGACAATGAAACTTGCAGACCCATTTGACTATGGAGGTGGCATAATCAATTTCAACAGTGCTGTAAATCCAGGCCTTGTTTATGACATGAACACTTCTGATTATCTCTATTATCTCTGTTCAATGGGTTATAAATCCTCTGCCATAACCAAGCTTGGTCAACAAATAGTTATAACCCCAAATAGTAACAATAACTATTATAATTCATTATGtccaactaataataataataataaaaacaataaaaataaaaatagtattctCAACTTGAACCTACCAACCATTACAATCCCATCACTTAGAAGAAGAACAAGTTTGAGAAGAAGAGTCACAAATGTGGGACCAATAAACTCTGTTTATAAGGCTATTGTGAATCAACCACAAGGTATTAAAGTATCAATACGACCTCGTTTTATGGTGTTCAACTCAACAACAAAGAATTTGTCTTTTAAAGTAACTGTTTCTTCATCTCATAAGGTTACTACTGGTTACTATTTTGGAAGCTTGACTTGGAGTGATGGTGTTCATCTTGTTACAACTCCAATTTCTGTCAGAACTGAGTTTAGAGTTTTctctattaataattaa